In Halogeometricum sp. S1BR25-6, a single genomic region encodes these proteins:
- a CDS encoding cell division protein SepF, translating to MGIMSKILSGGESHTTEDYVELDLDDFDTARGEAGMSVRIASIGGKQDVVAIKDAVYDGNLVIADITRHTTSDSTMEHIVDDLRQVADEVDGDIVQKGDDQIIIAPTGVTIAREKLS from the coding sequence ATGGGAATCATGAGCAAAATCCTCAGCGGCGGTGAGAGTCACACCACTGAGGACTACGTCGAACTCGACTTGGACGACTTCGACACCGCTCGCGGCGAAGCGGGGATGAGCGTCCGCATCGCAAGTATCGGCGGCAAGCAGGACGTCGTCGCCATCAAGGACGCCGTCTACGACGGCAACCTCGTCATCGCGGACATCACGCGGCACACCACCTCCGACAGCACGATGGAACACATCGTCGACGACCTGCGACAGGTGGCCGACGAGGTGGACGGCGACATCGTCCAGAAGGGCGACGACCAGATAATCATCGCTCCCACGGGCGTCACCATCGCCCGCGAGAAACTGTCGTAG
- the uvrA gene encoding excinuclease ABC subunit UvrA: MSKDFIEVRGAEEHNLKDLDVRIPREAFTVVTGLSGSGKSSLAFETIYAEGQRRYIESLSAYARNFLGQMDKPQVEAVEGLSPAISIDQKNAANNPRSTVGTVTELHDYLRLLYARVGTQYDPITGEEVGEQSAQDMVTQILSLPEGTRAKIIAPVVRDQKGAFEDLFDDLVADGYARVEVDGEEFDLTVERPDLDKNYDHTVDVVVDRVKIRPEDRSRIGDSVETALEEADGMLKLVVPDPPEDVPFASNTRSTGDLAGEGDDRLVVQFSEELGNPNSEFQFSEIETRSFSFNSPHGACPACEGLGQTKEVDEELVVVDPSKPIKDVFEPWSYNRSYYRTRLDSVAAHFDVSVDTPFEELHEAVQGAFLYGTDEQVVFERQTRNGTRRKEKRFEGVIPNLERRHVETDSDSTRDHIEKYMATTTCPECDGTRLKEQSRHVLVADTAITEVNRMSIGDALEHFEGLEAELGERELTIAEEILKEIRARLGFMEEVGLEYLTLDREAATLSGGESQRIRLATQVGSGLVGVLYVLDEPSIGLHQRDNDRLLNTLEGLRDLGNTLIVVEHDEETMRRADTVVDMGPGPGKRGGEVVAQGDFDDICAAEESLTGEYLSGRREIPVPEERRTSEGALTVRGARQHNLKNLDVDLPIGQFTAITGVSGSGKSTLMHEILYKGLARTMNDNTSVHPGEHDAIEGTEHIETVRLIDQSPIGRTPRSNPATYTGVFDYIRELFAQTKLSKQRGYEKGRFSFNVKGGRCEACGGQGTVKIEMNFLSDVYVPCEECGGARYNDATLDVTYKDKTISDVLDMEVADALEFFESNRQIRRRLQLLKDVGLGYMTLGQPSTTLSGGEAQRVKLAEELGKKQTGETLYLLDEPTTGLHKEDERKLIDVLQRLTDNGNTVVVVEHELDLVKNADNIVDLGPEGGEHGGEIVAAGTPEDVAQVEESHTGRYLRDLLPDVDIEGPRSDRRKPAKAPSDD, translated from the coding sequence ATGAGCAAGGACTTCATCGAGGTGCGAGGCGCCGAAGAACACAACCTCAAAGACCTCGACGTCCGGATTCCCCGCGAAGCGTTCACCGTCGTCACCGGCCTCTCGGGGTCGGGCAAGTCGTCGCTCGCTTTCGAGACGATTTACGCCGAGGGACAACGACGGTACATCGAGTCGCTGTCGGCGTACGCCCGCAACTTCCTCGGGCAGATGGACAAACCGCAGGTCGAGGCGGTCGAGGGTCTCTCGCCCGCCATCTCCATCGACCAGAAGAACGCGGCGAACAACCCGCGTTCGACCGTCGGCACGGTGACCGAACTCCACGACTACCTCCGTCTGCTGTACGCCCGCGTGGGCACGCAGTACGACCCCATCACGGGCGAGGAAGTCGGCGAGCAGTCCGCACAGGACATGGTGACGCAGATTCTCTCGCTGCCGGAGGGGACGCGCGCGAAGATTATCGCGCCCGTCGTCCGCGACCAGAAGGGGGCCTTCGAGGACCTGTTCGACGACTTGGTCGCCGACGGTTACGCCCGCGTCGAAGTCGACGGCGAGGAGTTCGACCTCACGGTCGAGCGACCGGACCTCGACAAGAACTACGACCACACCGTCGACGTGGTGGTCGACCGAGTGAAGATACGCCCGGAGGACCGCTCCAGAATCGGCGACAGCGTCGAGACGGCGTTGGAGGAGGCCGACGGTATGCTAAAACTCGTCGTGCCGGACCCGCCCGAGGACGTGCCGTTCGCGTCGAACACCCGCTCTACGGGTGACCTCGCGGGCGAGGGCGACGACCGACTCGTCGTGCAGTTCTCCGAGGAACTGGGCAACCCCAACTCGGAGTTCCAGTTCTCCGAGATAGAGACGCGGTCGTTCTCGTTCAACAGTCCGCACGGCGCCTGTCCGGCCTGCGAGGGTCTCGGTCAGACGAAGGAGGTAGACGAGGAACTCGTCGTCGTCGACCCCTCGAAACCCATCAAGGACGTCTTCGAGCCGTGGTCGTACAACCGCTCGTACTACCGCACGCGCCTCGACTCGGTGGCGGCGCACTTCGACGTGAGCGTCGACACGCCGTTCGAGGAACTGCACGAGGCCGTTCAGGGCGCGTTCCTCTACGGCACCGACGAACAGGTCGTCTTCGAGCGACAGACGCGCAACGGGACTCGGCGAAAGGAGAAGCGCTTCGAGGGCGTCATTCCGAACCTCGAACGCCGCCACGTCGAGACGGACTCCGACTCCACGCGCGACCACATCGAGAAGTACATGGCGACGACCACCTGCCCCGAGTGCGACGGCACGCGCCTGAAAGAGCAGTCCCGGCACGTCCTCGTCGCCGACACCGCCATCACCGAAGTCAACCGGATGAGCATCGGCGACGCCCTCGAACACTTCGAGGGATTAGAGGCCGAACTCGGCGAGCGAGAACTGACCATCGCCGAGGAGATTCTCAAGGAGATTCGCGCCCGCCTCGGCTTCATGGAGGAAGTTGGGTTAGAGTACCTCACCTTGGACCGCGAGGCGGCCACCCTGTCGGGCGGGGAGAGCCAGCGCATCCGCCTGGCCACGCAGGTCGGGTCCGGTCTGGTCGGCGTCCTCTACGTGCTCGACGAACCGTCCATCGGTCTCCACCAGCGGGACAACGACCGCCTGCTAAACACCTTGGAGGGTCTCAGAGACCTCGGGAACACCCTCATCGTCGTCGAACACGACGAGGAGACGATGCGCCGCGCGGACACCGTCGTGGACATGGGTCCCGGTCCGGGCAAGCGCGGCGGCGAAGTCGTCGCGCAGGGCGACTTCGACGACATCTGCGCGGCCGAGGAGTCCCTCACGGGCGAGTACCTCTCGGGCCGACGGGAGATTCCCGTCCCCGAGGAGCGCCGCACCTCGGAGGGGGCGCTCACCGTCCGCGGCGCGCGCCAGCACAACCTGAAGAACCTCGACGTCGACCTACCCATCGGGCAGTTCACCGCCATCACCGGCGTCTCCGGGTCGGGTAAGTCGACGCTGATGCACGAGATACTGTACAAGGGACTCGCGCGGACGATGAACGACAACACGTCGGTTCACCCCGGCGAACACGACGCCATCGAGGGCACCGAGCACATCGAGACGGTGCGCCTCATCGACCAATCGCCCATCGGTCGGACGCCCCGGTCGAACCCCGCGACGTACACCGGCGTGTTCGACTACATCCGCGAACTGTTCGCGCAGACGAAACTGTCGAAGCAGCGCGGCTACGAGAAGGGCCGCTTCTCGTTCAACGTGAAGGGCGGGCGCTGTGAGGCCTGCGGCGGGCAGGGGACGGTGAAGATAGAGATGAACTTCCTCTCGGACGTGTACGTCCCCTGCGAGGAGTGCGGCGGCGCGCGCTACAACGACGCGACGCTGGACGTCACGTACAAGGACAAGACCATCTCGGACGTCCTCGACATGGAAGTCGCGGACGCCTTGGAGTTCTTCGAGTCGAACCGCCAGATTCGCCGCCGACTCCAACTCCTGAAGGACGTCGGCCTCGGCTACATGACGCTCGGCCAGCCCTCCACCACCCTCTCGGGCGGGGAGGCCCAGCGCGTCAAACTCGCCGAGGAGTTGGGGAAGAAGCAGACCGGCGAGACGCTCTACCTCCTGGACGAACCGACGACGGGCCTGCACAAAGAAGACGAGCGAAAACTCATCGACGTGCTCCAGCGACTCACCGACAACGGCAACACCGTCGTCGTCGTCGAACACGAACTCGATCTGGTGAAGAACGCCGACAACATCGTCGACTTGGGTCCCGAGGGCGGCGAGCACGGCGGCGAAATCGTCGCCGCCGGCACGCCCGAGGACGTCGCGCAGGTGGAGGAGTCCCACACGGGGCGGTATCTCCGCGACCTGCTCCCCGACGTCGACATCGAGGGACCGCGCTCGGACCGTCGCAAGCCGGCGAAGGCGCCGAGCGACGACTGA
- a CDS encoding WD40/YVTN/BNR-like repeat-containing protein, whose translation MAEDVLVVGDAETESPTARRTFEGHEVECLAAGDDAPARAFCGTFESGLHRTDDAGETWDRVGADAIPESVTSVAVSPHDPAVVYAGTEPSAVFESTDAGETWTEFDGLADLPSASEWSFPPRPDTHHARWVEPDPADPDHLYVGVEAGALVQTRDGGETWEDRVPSARRDTHSMTTHGDEPGRAWVAAGDGYAETRDGGETWTHPQAGLDHRYCWSVVVDEADPSRILLSSASGPRSAHNPASAESYLYRREGGTGDDGGAWERLDDAGIPTGSGVVRAVLARGRDAGAFYAVTNRGLYRTADGGDSFDRLDVPWPDAYEGQTPSGLAVVGEANR comes from the coding sequence ATGGCGGAGGACGTCCTCGTCGTCGGGGACGCCGAGACGGAGTCGCCGACGGCGCGCCGGACGTTCGAGGGGCACGAGGTGGAGTGTCTCGCCGCGGGCGACGACGCGCCGGCCCGCGCGTTCTGCGGGACGTTCGAGTCGGGTCTTCACCGGACCGACGACGCCGGGGAAACGTGGGACCGGGTCGGCGCCGACGCGATTCCCGAATCCGTGACGAGCGTCGCCGTCTCGCCGCACGACCCCGCCGTCGTCTACGCCGGGACGGAACCGAGCGCGGTCTTCGAATCGACCGACGCCGGCGAGACGTGGACGGAATTCGACGGCCTCGCGGACCTGCCGTCCGCCTCGGAGTGGTCGTTCCCGCCGCGCCCGGACACCCACCACGCGCGGTGGGTCGAACCGGACCCGGCGGACCCCGACCACCTGTACGTCGGCGTCGAGGCGGGTGCCCTCGTCCAGACGCGCGACGGCGGCGAGACGTGGGAGGACCGCGTCCCCTCGGCCCGGCGGGACACCCACTCGATGACGACGCACGGCGACGAACCGGGCCGCGCGTGGGTCGCCGCCGGCGACGGCTACGCCGAGACGCGCGACGGCGGCGAGACGTGGACGCACCCGCAGGCGGGACTGGACCACCGGTACTGCTGGAGCGTCGTCGTGGACGAGGCGGACCCCTCGCGCATCCTCCTCTCGTCGGCGTCCGGACCGCGCTCGGCGCACAATCCGGCGTCCGCCGAGTCGTACCTCTACCGACGCGAGGGCGGGACCGGTGACGACGGCGGCGCGTGGGAGCGACTCGACGACGCCGGGATTCCGACCGGTTCGGGCGTCGTCCGCGCGGTGCTCGCCCGCGGGCGTGACGCAGGCGCGTTCTACGCGGTCACCAACCGCGGCCTCTACCGCACCGCCGACGGGGGCGACTCGTTCGACCGCCTCGACGTGCCGTGGCCGGACGCCTACGAGGGGCAGACGCCGTCCGGCCTGGCCGTCGTCGGGGAGGCGAACCGCTGA
- a CDS encoding geranylgeranyl reductase family protein gives MYDFAVVGVGPAGARFARRAAAAGHDVIAFEKGEVGTPLACSGHVSTDIWEYVPDGAKERLLQNRVYGANFHVGGADSNSYPFYKTEEVSNVIDRVELDRTLADCAREAGADVRERHTVTSVEEFHDRVELTVSAAGEEETVEAKMAAGCDGPVSRVRRQVGLDEPEEILHGVLAFDEAPDDGDFVDVHLTVPRFFAWRIPRGDAGVEYGLAAPPGAEVNEMFDVLTDQYDVETTHFCSGGIPIGPPERVTTRRVFLLGDAAAQTKPFTGGGILYGMTAADRAVETVDPDDPATLRDYESAWRSELSKEISMGRWVRRAYSLPERVQHLGLRSLSGEIAVHMDKPTSFFSREHLGTLLGR, from the coding sequence ATGTATGATTTTGCCGTCGTCGGCGTCGGCCCCGCGGGCGCGCGCTTCGCCCGCCGGGCCGCGGCGGCCGGCCACGACGTCATCGCCTTCGAGAAGGGCGAGGTCGGCACGCCCCTGGCCTGTTCGGGCCACGTCAGCACCGACATCTGGGAGTACGTCCCTGACGGGGCGAAAGAGCGTCTCCTCCAAAACCGCGTCTACGGCGCGAACTTCCACGTCGGCGGCGCGGACTCGAACTCCTATCCCTTCTACAAGACCGAGGAGGTGTCGAACGTCATCGACCGCGTCGAACTCGACCGGACGCTCGCCGACTGCGCGCGCGAGGCGGGCGCCGACGTGCGGGAGCGACACACCGTCACGAGCGTCGAGGAGTTCCACGACCGCGTCGAACTCACCGTCTCGGCCGCCGGCGAGGAGGAGACGGTCGAGGCGAAGATGGCCGCCGGGTGTGACGGTCCGGTCTCGCGCGTCCGCCGGCAGGTCGGCCTCGACGAACCCGAGGAGATTCTGCACGGCGTCCTCGCGTTCGACGAAGCGCCCGACGACGGCGACTTCGTCGACGTCCACCTCACCGTCCCGCGCTTCTTCGCGTGGCGCATCCCGCGCGGCGACGCGGGCGTCGAGTACGGCCTCGCCGCGCCGCCGGGCGCGGAGGTCAACGAGATGTTCGACGTGCTCACCGACCAGTACGACGTGGAGACGACGCACTTCTGTTCGGGCGGCATCCCCATCGGACCTCCCGAACGCGTCACCACGCGCCGCGTCTTCCTCCTCGGTGACGCCGCCGCGCAGACGAAACCGTTCACCGGCGGCGGAATCCTGTACGGCATGACGGCCGCCGACCGCGCGGTGGAGACCGTCGACCCCGACGACCCGGCGACGCTCCGCGACTACGAGTCCGCGTGGCGGTCGGAGCTATCGAAGGAGATATCGATGGGTCGCTGGGTCCGCCGGGCGTACTCGCTCCCGGAACGGGTCCAACATCTCGGTCTGCGGTCGCTCTCGGGCGAGATTGCCGTCCACATGGACAAGCCGACGTCGTTCTTCTCGCGGGAGCACCTCGGGACGCTGTTGGGTCGCTGA
- a CDS encoding aminomethyltransferase family protein: protein MTVVEEMHERYGATFETRAGRRVVRDYGRPARTHRAVRNGAAVMEMGYGVVVVEGDDRVEFVDNAVSNRVPDADGEGVYTLLLDPQGRIETDMYVYNAGERLLCFMPPERAEPLVEDWSGKVFIQDVSIRNASTDFGVFGVHGPQSTEKVASVLNGAAAPEPALTFVRGSMGDEGVTVIAGDGLAGEEGYEVVCAADDAARVFETLLTNGMNAPPFGYATWETLTAEAGTPLFDSELEGNVPNVLGLRNALDFEKGCYVGQEVVSKVENRGQPSKRLVGLLPEEVPESGAAVFAGDASVGEVTRGVQSPSLEAPIALALVDFDLGADDVTVRVDGEEVDAEVTALPFVEGSDTSRRLPTYLERE, encoded by the coding sequence ATGACCGTCGTAGAGGAGATGCACGAGCGGTACGGGGCGACGTTCGAGACCCGCGCGGGCCGGCGGGTCGTCCGCGACTACGGCCGCCCGGCGCGGACTCACCGTGCGGTCCGCAACGGCGCGGCGGTGATGGAGATGGGCTACGGCGTCGTCGTCGTCGAGGGCGACGACCGGGTCGAGTTCGTCGACAACGCGGTGTCGAACCGCGTGCCCGACGCCGACGGGGAGGGCGTCTACACCCTCCTGCTCGACCCGCAGGGCCGAATCGAGACGGATATGTACGTCTACAACGCCGGCGAGCGACTGCTCTGCTTCATGCCGCCCGAACGGGCCGAACCGCTGGTCGAAGACTGGTCGGGGAAGGTGTTCATCCAGGACGTGTCGATTCGGAACGCCTCCACCGACTTCGGCGTGTTCGGCGTCCACGGCCCGCAGTCGACCGAGAAGGTGGCGAGCGTGCTCAACGGCGCCGCCGCGCCGGAACCCGCGCTGACGTTCGTCCGCGGGTCGATGGGCGACGAGGGCGTCACCGTCATCGCGGGCGACGGCCTCGCGGGCGAGGAGGGGTACGAAGTAGTCTGCGCGGCCGACGACGCCGCGCGCGTCTTCGAGACGCTCCTCACCAACGGAATGAACGCGCCGCCGTTCGGCTACGCGACGTGGGAGACGCTCACCGCCGAGGCGGGCACGCCGCTGTTCGATTCGGAACTGGAAGGGAACGTCCCGAACGTCCTCGGCCTCCGGAACGCCCTCGACTTCGAGAAGGGCTGTTACGTCGGCCAGGAGGTCGTCTCGAAGGTCGAGAATCGAGGACAGCCGAGCAAGCGCCTCGTCGGTCTGCTCCCGGAGGAGGTCCCCGAGTCGGGCGCGGCCGTCTTCGCGGGCGACGCCTCGGTCGGCGAGGTGACGCGCGGCGTGCAGAGTCCGTCGCTGGAAGCGCCCATCGCACTGGCGCTGGTGGACTTCGACCTCGGCGCGGACGACGTGACGGTCCGCGTCGACGGCGAGGAGGTGGACGCCGAGGTGACGGCGCTCCCGTTCGTAGAGGGGAGCGACACGTCGCGGCGGCTACCGACGTATCTGGAGCGCGAATAG
- a CDS encoding DUF6432 family protein — MRARREFRNRRDVEVDLLDALVDRAEEGMTVFELRAAVDADIDTIEEALSALKSDGLISVDSGEDRVVILPADRVVPDPTAEPEGEQSFIDAVREKFGL, encoded by the coding sequence ATGAGAGCGCGGCGGGAGTTTCGAAACCGGCGGGATGTAGAGGTCGACCTCCTCGACGCACTCGTCGACCGGGCCGAGGAGGGCATGACCGTCTTCGAGTTGCGCGCGGCCGTCGACGCGGACATCGACACCATCGAGGAAGCCCTGTCGGCGCTGAAATCCGACGGACTCATCTCGGTCGACAGCGGCGAGGACCGCGTCGTCATCCTCCCGGCCGACCGAGTCGTCCCGGACCCGACGGCGGAACCGGAGGGGGAGCAGAGCTTCATCGACGCCGTCCGCGAGAAGTTCGGGCTGTGA
- a CDS encoding DUF7093 family protein, with product MGLKCRLLGHQYGDPEIERDREERGDEVVVTIREIQVCQQCGAEHVVSENKEVTTIRSAQEVGLDRQSDAAPEAADPAAADDAPAGPETSPVDDPDARVPEAESEGDAPNPFSPEAAGDVPDSTETADAPDAAPDPEAETDADSESFNDDDFEPPSDPEEDDAVILGEEDTERDETQWPEDAGADPATAARESAAGDPPARDPTARDPTMQDAAAEESADGQPVPTDPPAEEDEPVTDDAEFIDADEEAADIPGDRGHGEWPERTDLEERQTTWPVQNGEDEGFDAEPSDGAPAEVSFGGLAPEANGRSSDGADRGSSDAGTAAADESTSAEPREDRPDVPDDRVEFYCPNCGHARGAGVSSMRAGDICPECRQGYIGERRL from the coding sequence ATGGGACTCAAGTGCCGTCTACTCGGGCATCAGTACGGGGACCCCGAGATAGAACGCGACCGTGAGGAGCGGGGCGACGAAGTCGTCGTCACCATCCGCGAGATTCAGGTGTGCCAGCAGTGCGGGGCCGAACACGTCGTTAGCGAGAACAAGGAGGTCACCACCATCCGAAGCGCGCAGGAGGTCGGACTGGACCGCCAATCCGACGCCGCGCCCGAGGCGGCCGACCCCGCGGCCGCCGACGACGCCCCGGCCGGTCCCGAGACCTCCCCCGTCGACGACCCCGACGCCCGCGTCCCTGAGGCCGAGTCGGAGGGCGACGCTCCGAACCCGTTCTCGCCGGAGGCCGCGGGCGACGTCCCCGACTCGACCGAGACGGCCGACGCCCCCGACGCCGCCCCGGACCCCGAGGCGGAGACCGACGCCGACTCGGAGTCGTTCAACGACGACGACTTCGAACCCCCGTCGGACCCCGAGGAGGACGACGCGGTCATCCTCGGCGAGGAGGACACCGAACGCGACGAGACGCAGTGGCCCGAGGACGCGGGCGCCGACCCCGCGACGGCGGCCCGAGAGTCGGCGGCGGGAGACCCGCCGGCGCGGGACCCGACGGCGCGGGACCCGACGATGCAGGACGCCGCGGCCGAGGAGTCCGCGGACGGACAACCGGTCCCGACCGACCCGCCCGCCGAGGAGGACGAACCCGTCACCGACGACGCGGAGTTCATCGACGCCGACGAGGAAGCGGCCGACATCCCCGGTGACCGCGGCCACGGAGAGTGGCCCGAACGGACCGACCTCGAAGAGCGACAGACCACCTGGCCCGTCCAGAACGGCGAGGACGAGGGTTTCGACGCGGAACCGTCCGACGGTGCGCCGGCGGAGGTGTCGTTCGGCGGACTCGCACCCGAGGCGAACGGCCGGTCGTCCGACGGAGCCGACCGGGGGAGTTCCGACGCCGGCACCGCCGCCGCCGACGAATCCACCAGCGCGGAGCCGCGAGAGGACCGACCCGACGTGCCCGACGACCGGGTCGAGTTCTACTGTCCGAACTGCGGACACGCTCGCGGTGCGGGCGTCTCCTCGATGCGCGCGGGCGACATCTGCCCCGAGTGTCGACAGGGGTACATCGGCGAGCGCCGACTGTAG
- a CDS encoding DUF5611 family protein, whose protein sequence is MKEYKMRRGETLDERVPDMESYVEEMFGPITETMDYKGSDLYVVGEPSNPVFEKIVAGAVEYSGKKDKLAVEFHERDPTELGPDELEAAGDAVDAKNTFLLEATGRDAKSRRDSLKRSVEDESPDY, encoded by the coding sequence ATGAAGGAGTACAAGATGCGCCGCGGCGAGACCCTCGACGAGCGAGTACCCGACATGGAGTCGTACGTCGAGGAGATGTTCGGACCCATCACCGAGACGATGGACTACAAGGGCAGCGACCTCTACGTCGTCGGCGAACCCTCGAACCCCGTCTTCGAGAAGATCGTCGCCGGCGCGGTCGAGTACAGCGGCAAGAAGGACAAACTCGCCGTCGAGTTCCACGAACGCGACCCGACGGAACTCGGCCCCGACGAACTCGAAGCGGCCGGCGACGCCGTCGACGCCAAGAACACGTTCCTCCTCGAGGCGACCGGCCGGGACGCCAAGTCGCGCCGCGACTCGCTGAAGCGGTCCGTCGAGGACGAGTCCCCCGACTACTGA
- a CDS encoding SDR family NAD(P)-dependent oxidoreductase, with protein MLSPELDDRVALVTGSSGGIGRAIALRAAAAGASVAIHYHSSKEAATEAAAEARELGAPAATTVQGDVTDPDGVDAMFDAAEAELGSVDVLVNNVGDFAPAHWEEIAFETWRRVVETNFYGTVLCSKRALPGMREQSWGRIVNVGYAGSEKALVHPKNFPYFVAKTGVLMFTRMLAADTQDDGVTVNAVSPYVVETSDEFPEDAPRGRWATVDDVAHAVSFFWDEGSEYLSGENVEVDGGWLPERL; from the coding sequence GTGCTTTCACCAGAGTTGGACGATCGCGTCGCGTTGGTCACCGGGAGTTCGGGCGGTATCGGTCGGGCGATAGCCCTCCGCGCCGCCGCCGCCGGCGCGTCCGTGGCGATACACTACCACTCCAGCAAGGAGGCGGCCACAGAGGCGGCCGCCGAGGCCCGCGAACTCGGCGCTCCCGCCGCGACGACGGTGCAGGGGGACGTGACGGACCCCGACGGCGTCGACGCGATGTTCGACGCCGCCGAGGCGGAACTGGGGAGCGTCGACGTGTTGGTGAACAACGTCGGCGACTTCGCGCCCGCCCACTGGGAGGAGATAGCGTTCGAGACGTGGCGGCGGGTCGTCGAGACGAACTTCTACGGGACGGTGCTCTGCTCGAAGCGCGCGCTCCCGGGAATGCGTGAGCAGTCGTGGGGGCGCATCGTCAACGTCGGCTACGCCGGCAGCGAGAAGGCGCTCGTCCACCCGAAAAACTTCCCGTACTTCGTGGCGAAGACGGGCGTGTTGATGTTCACGCGGATGCTCGCGGCGGACACGCAGGACGACGGCGTGACGGTGAACGCCGTCTCGCCGTACGTCGTCGAGACGTCCGACGAGTTCCCCGAGGACGCCCCCCGAGGCCGGTGGGCGACCGTCGACGACGTCGCCCACGCCGTCTCCTTCTTCTGGGACGAGGGGTCGGAGTACCTCTCGGGCGAGAACGTCGAAGTCGACGGGGGATGGCTCCCCGAACGGCTCTGA
- a CDS encoding universal stress protein, producing the protein MAIKTILLAIGPGDADRLDRLAEETIDVAGPTGARVILGHVFTREEYDSALDNLDFDRTADEVTPDDVATRHSTVRELVAKLDEAGVEYGIRGRVGEHGESIVNLAKNVDADRVIVGGRRRSPAGKAVFGSVAQEVMLSAPCPVTFVRADTK; encoded by the coding sequence ATGGCCATCAAGACCATCCTGTTAGCCATCGGCCCGGGAGACGCGGACCGACTCGACCGACTCGCCGAGGAGACGATAGACGTCGCCGGACCGACCGGCGCCCGCGTCATCCTCGGACACGTCTTCACGCGCGAGGAGTATGATTCGGCCCTCGACAACCTTGACTTCGACCGGACGGCAGACGAGGTGACCCCGGACGACGTGGCGACGCGACACTCGACGGTCCGCGAACTCGTCGCGAAACTCGACGAGGCCGGCGTCGAATACGGGATTCGCGGACGCGTCGGCGAGCACGGGGAGTCCATCGTGAACCTCGCGAAGAACGTCGACGCCGACCGCGTCATAGTCGGCGGCCGCCGCCGGTCGCCCGCCGGGAAGGCGGTCTTCGGCAGCGTCGCACAGGAGGTCATGCTCTCTGCGCCCTGCCCGGTCACGTTCGTCCGCGCGGACACGAAGTGA
- a CDS encoding ROK family protein → MAYYVGVDLGATNVRAVVADEDGTVLSSRSDGTPRGPTGIAITEAILRIVREACSDADIDPGEVVAAGVASIGPLDLAEGAVENPANLPDTIDRIPLTGPLSVLLDTDRVYLHNDTNAGAIGERFHSERNPDDMVYVTISSGVGAGVCVDGNVLSGWDGNAGEVGHMTLDPQGELTCGCGHDGHWEAYCSGNNIPRYAKFLYEEDGSIDTVLPIEDPDFSAVDIFEHAEDDEFARYVVDQVGHWNAMGIANIVHAYAPLTIYVGGAVALNNPDLILDPIRERMDEMVMVNVPQIELTTLGDEVVVQGALASALTGGTGDRSRL, encoded by the coding sequence ATGGCCTACTACGTGGGTGTCGATCTCGGGGCGACCAACGTCCGCGCGGTCGTAGCCGACGAAGACGGCACGGTCCTCAGCAGTCGCAGCGACGGGACGCCTCGCGGTCCGACCGGTATCGCCATCACGGAGGCGATCCTCCGAATCGTCCGCGAGGCGTGTTCGGACGCGGACATCGACCCCGGCGAGGTGGTCGCCGCCGGCGTCGCCTCCATCGGTCCCCTCGATCTCGCCGAGGGCGCCGTCGAGAACCCCGCGAACCTCCCCGACACCATCGATAGAATCCCGCTCACGGGACCGCTCTCGGTCCTCCTCGACACCGACCGCGTCTACCTCCACAACGACACGAACGCGGGCGCCATCGGCGAACGGTTCCACTCCGAACGGAACCCCGACGACATGGTGTACGTCACCATCTCCTCCGGCGTCGGCGCGGGCGTCTGCGTCGACGGCAACGTACTTTCGGGGTGGGACGGCAACGCCGGCGAAGTCGGACACATGACGCTCGACCCGCAGGGCGAGCTCACCTGCGGATGCGGACACGACGGTCACTGGGAGGCGTACTGTTCGGGGAACAACATCCCCCGGTACGCGAAGTTCCTCTACGAGGAGGACGGCAGCATCGACACCGTCCTCCCTATCGAAGACCCCGACTTCTCGGCGGTGGATATCTTCGAACACGCCGAGGACGACGAGTTCGCCCGCTACGTGGTCGACCAGGTCGGCCACTGGAACGCGATGGGCATCGCCAACATCGTCCACGCGTACGCTCCGCTCACCATCTACGTCGGCGGCGCCGTCGCGCTCAACAACCCCGACCTCATCCTCGACCCCATCCGCGAGCGAATGGACGAGATGGTGATGGTGAACGTCCCGCAGATAGAACTGACGACGCTCGGCGACGAAGTCGTCGTGCAGGGCGCGTTGGCGAGTGCGCTGACCGGGGGCACTGGTGACCGTTCGCGCCTGTAG